The following proteins are encoded in a genomic region of Terriglobales bacterium:
- a CDS encoding hemerythrin domain-containing protein, with protein MLRDRNLIPLSRQHQHALALCVRLERDLQSGAPSPEQLTAWQVEIEQLFQSEVRYHFEAEEKLLFPVARRQAGLRILVDELLAEHVRLRALAQQAAVRSLDAPGLQRFAETLSAHIRKEERHLFESYQTQVPAAEMERVGAAVEEYFQGSGMPEASCALRPRK; from the coding sequence ATGCTGCGCGACCGCAACCTGATCCCGCTCTCCCGCCAGCACCAGCATGCGCTGGCGCTGTGCGTTCGGCTGGAGCGCGATCTCCAGAGCGGAGCGCCTTCTCCGGAGCAACTGACGGCCTGGCAGGTGGAGATCGAGCAGCTCTTCCAGAGCGAGGTCCGCTATCACTTCGAAGCGGAGGAGAAGCTTCTGTTTCCGGTGGCGCGGCGGCAGGCGGGGTTGCGCATCCTGGTCGACGAATTGCTGGCCGAGCACGTTCGGCTGCGCGCCCTGGCGCAACAGGCCGCGGTCCGCTCGCTCGACGCCCCAGGGCTGCAGCGCTTCGCCGAGACGCTCTCCGCCCACATCCGCAAGGAAGAGCGCCATCTTTTCGAGTCGTACCAGACGCAGGTGCCGGCGGCCGAGATGGAGCGCGTGGGCGCCGCCGTGGAAGAGTATTTCCAGGGCAGCGGCATGCCGGAAGCGAGCTGCGCTCTGCGCCCGCGGAAGTGA